The Halobacterium litoreum genome includes a region encoding these proteins:
- a CDS encoding flippase-like domain-containing protein has translation MSDSPVEVSVVLPAYNEADTIETTVRTTLDTLAAFLPAGSFEVVVAEDGCEDETPEIADRLAAEDDRVRHFHSDERLGRGGALNAAFRDARGDTLVYFDTDLATDMTHLEELVESVRSGEYDLATGSRWMPGNAADRPAKRGVPSKGFNFAVRTLLGSDLRDHQCGFKAFSREAFDELVDDVEDEHWFWDTEMLVRAQREDLRVKEFAVDWTPKGDSKVDLVRDVFGMGSQILRCFWEFSVSPYANRRTGMVVGSLLSVVAFALMFVYIDVDAFVDAVSNADPALVAAGAAVYVLSWPLRGLRYRDILAELGYREGVGFLTGAVFISQTGNLVIPARAGDAIRAYVVKARRGVPYTTGFASLAVERVFDLLTITVLAGSVLVALSAFSPSTLSDLAATASGQGLGGQESAAVQQAVVVASGVGALAIAAVLAIVWSARSDSNYVRSVVNWASDDSYTEYVASVFERFVSDVQRVAADGPAFARVGASSVLIWTIDVATALLVFLAFGLDLALVSLLAVGFFAVSVGNLSKVIPGPPGGIGIYEAAFAAIVSTLLPVSFGTAVGIAIVDHIVKNLVTVAGGAVSMTSLNVSLTEAVDGSDTDISADAAPVED, from the coding sequence ATGAGCGACTCGCCCGTCGAGGTGAGTGTCGTCCTCCCCGCGTACAACGAGGCCGACACCATCGAGACGACGGTGCGGACGACCCTCGACACGCTCGCGGCGTTCCTCCCCGCCGGGAGTTTCGAGGTGGTCGTCGCGGAGGACGGGTGCGAGGACGAGACGCCCGAAATCGCGGACCGACTCGCCGCCGAGGACGACCGCGTGCGACACTTCCACAGCGACGAGCGACTCGGGCGCGGCGGCGCGCTGAACGCGGCGTTCCGGGACGCGAGAGGCGACACCCTCGTCTATTTCGACACGGACCTCGCGACGGACATGACCCACCTCGAAGAGTTAGTCGAGAGCGTGCGCTCGGGCGAGTACGACCTCGCCACCGGGTCGCGCTGGATGCCGGGGAACGCGGCCGACCGCCCGGCGAAACGCGGCGTCCCCTCGAAGGGGTTCAACTTCGCCGTGCGAACTCTCCTCGGGTCCGACCTGCGGGACCACCAGTGCGGCTTCAAGGCGTTCAGCCGCGAGGCCTTCGACGAACTCGTCGACGACGTCGAGGACGAACACTGGTTCTGGGACACGGAGATGCTGGTGCGCGCCCAACGCGAGGACCTGCGCGTCAAGGAGTTCGCCGTCGACTGGACGCCGAAGGGCGACTCGAAGGTCGACCTCGTCCGGGACGTGTTCGGGATGGGGAGCCAGATTCTCCGGTGTTTCTGGGAGTTCTCCGTCAGCCCGTACGCGAACCGCCGCACGGGGATGGTGGTCGGCTCCCTTTTGTCCGTCGTCGCGTTCGCGCTGATGTTCGTCTACATCGACGTGGACGCGTTCGTGGACGCCGTCTCGAACGCCGACCCCGCGCTCGTCGCGGCGGGCGCGGCCGTCTACGTGCTGTCGTGGCCGCTGCGCGGGCTCCGGTACCGCGACATCCTCGCCGAGTTGGGGTACCGGGAGGGCGTCGGTTTCCTCACCGGCGCGGTGTTCATCAGCCAGACCGGGAATCTCGTGATTCCGGCGCGCGCCGGCGACGCCATCCGCGCGTACGTCGTGAAGGCGCGCCGCGGCGTCCCCTACACCACCGGGTTCGCGTCGCTCGCCGTCGAGCGCGTCTTCGACCTGCTCACCATCACGGTGCTCGCGGGGAGCGTGCTCGTGGCGCTCTCGGCGTTCTCGCCGAGCACCCTCAGCGACCTCGCGGCGACGGCGTCCGGGCAGGGCCTCGGCGGGCAGGAGTCCGCAGCGGTCCAACAGGCCGTCGTCGTCGCGTCGGGCGTCGGCGCGCTCGCCATCGCGGCCGTCCTCGCCATCGTGTGGTCGGCGCGCTCGGACTCGAACTACGTCCGGAGCGTCGTGAACTGGGCGAGCGACGACTCCTACACCGAGTACGTCGCGAGCGTCTTCGAGCGCTTCGTCTCGGACGTCCAGCGCGTCGCCGCCGACGGCCCGGCGTTCGCGCGAGTGGGCGCGTCCAGCGTCCTCATCTGGACTATCGACGTTGCGACGGCGCTGCTCGTCTTCCTCGCGTTCGGGTTGGACTTGGCGCTCGTCAGCCTGCTCGCCGTCGGCTTCTTTGCGGTGAGCGTCGGCAACCTCTCGAAGGTGATTCCGGGGCCCCCGGGCGGCATCGGCATCTACGAGGCGGCGTTCGCGGCCATCGTCTCGACGCTCCTCCCCGTCTCCTTCGGCACCGCCGTCGGCATCGCCATCGTCGACCACATCGTGAAGAACCTCGTCACCGTCGCGGGCGGAGCGGTGTCGATGACGTCGCTGAACGTCTCGCTGACGGAAGCCGTCGACGGCTCCGACACCGACATCTCCGCCGACGCCGCGCCCGTCGAGGACTGA
- a CDS encoding DUF84 family protein → MRVAVGSGNPVKRDAVAAALPDATVDAVPVESGVSEQPWGDDETVEGARNRARRALGDEYDLAVGLEGGVCAVERRETAGNASGETASSERGDSLFLVMWAAATDGERTEVAAGPRLRLPESVAKRLRDGEELGPVMDDVLDTSGVAENEGAAGVLTAGMTDRTEALRTAVAGALGPFLTDYYETSA, encoded by the coding sequence ATGCGCGTAGCAGTCGGCTCCGGCAACCCGGTGAAGCGAGACGCGGTCGCGGCGGCGCTCCCCGACGCGACGGTCGACGCCGTCCCCGTCGAGAGCGGCGTCAGCGAACAGCCGTGGGGCGACGACGAGACGGTCGAGGGCGCACGGAATCGCGCACGGCGAGCGCTCGGCGACGAGTACGACCTCGCGGTCGGACTCGAAGGGGGTGTTTGCGCGGTCGAGCGCCGCGAGACCGCGGGGAACGCGAGCGGTGAAACCGCGAGCAGCGAGCGCGGCGACAGCCTCTTTCTGGTGATGTGGGCGGCCGCGACGGACGGCGAGCGCACCGAAGTCGCGGCCGGGCCGCGGCTTCGACTCCCCGAGTCGGTCGCAAAGCGACTCCGGGACGGCGAGGAACTCGGGCCGGTGATGGACGACGTACTCGACACGTCGGGCGTCGCGGAGAACGAGGGCGCCGCCGGCGTGCTCACGGCCGGGATGACCGACCGCACCGAGGCGCTCCGAACCGCGGTCGCTGGCGCGCTCGGGCCGTTTCTGACCGACTACTACGAGACGAGCGCGTAG
- a CDS encoding helical backbone metal receptor: MRAVSLAPSATAAVAALGATDRLVGVTNHCDADAPAVGGWLNPDDDRVAELDPDVVLTSDALQTEIRDDLRDRGFAVHHTAPETLDEVLDSFAAIGDAVGLAERGERLEAESRERVARVRERAPADRPVVYCEEWSDPPMAAGNWVPDVVEAAGGRYPFRDAGERSGEVDADEVRAAGPDHAVVHVCGKGDSTDADPAARWGLDATVHVVDDSLLNQPSPRLLDGLERLADLLRDA, from the coding sequence ATGCGCGCCGTCTCGCTCGCCCCGAGCGCCACCGCCGCCGTCGCCGCGCTCGGCGCCACGGACCGACTCGTCGGCGTCACGAACCACTGCGATGCCGACGCGCCCGCGGTCGGCGGGTGGCTGAACCCCGACGACGACCGCGTCGCCGAACTCGACCCCGACGTCGTGCTGACGAGCGACGCCCTCCAGACCGAGATTCGGGACGACCTCCGCGACCGCGGATTCGCGGTCCACCACACCGCACCGGAGACGCTCGACGAGGTGCTCGACTCGTTCGCCGCAATCGGCGACGCCGTCGGGCTTGCCGAACGCGGCGAGCGACTGGAAGCCGAGAGCCGGGAGCGCGTGGCACGCGTCCGGGAGCGCGCGCCCGCCGACCGCCCGGTCGTCTACTGCGAGGAGTGGTCGGACCCGCCGATGGCCGCCGGGAACTGGGTGCCCGACGTGGTCGAAGCCGCGGGCGGCCGGTACCCGTTCCGCGACGCGGGCGAGCGCTCCGGCGAGGTGGACGCCGACGAGGTACGCGCCGCCGGCCCCGACCACGCCGTCGTCCACGTCTGCGGGAAAGGCGACAGCACGGACGCCGACCCCGCCGCGCGCTGGGGCCTCGATGCGACCGTACACGTCGTCGACGACAGCCTCCTGAATCAGCCGAGCCCCAGACTCCTCGACGGCCTCGAACGCCTCGCCGACCTGCTCCGGGACGCCTAA
- a CDS encoding transcription initiation factor IIB: MTDARMRSREQERTDETETTDGCPECGGLVVNDEEHGESVCADCGLVVEEDGIDRGPEWRAFDSKEKDQKSRVGAPTTNTMHDKGLSTNIDWRDKDAYGNSLSSNQRQKMQRLRKWNERFRTRDAKERNLKQALGEIDRMASAQGLPDNVRETASVIYRRALEDDLLPGRSIEGVATSCVYAAARQAGVPRSLDEIADVSRVEKAEIARTYRYVVRELGLEVAPADPESYVPRFASDLGLSDEASHRARELLKTAKNKGVHSGKSPVGLAAAAVYAAALLTNEKTTQAKVSEVADISEVTIRNRYHELLEAEDTIPV; the protein is encoded by the coding sequence ATGACAGACGCACGCATGCGTTCCCGAGAGCAGGAGCGCACGGACGAAACGGAGACGACCGACGGCTGCCCGGAGTGTGGCGGCCTCGTCGTCAACGACGAAGAGCACGGCGAGTCGGTGTGTGCCGACTGCGGCCTCGTGGTCGAGGAGGACGGCATCGACCGCGGGCCCGAGTGGCGCGCCTTCGACTCCAAGGAGAAAGACCAGAAGTCCCGCGTCGGCGCACCCACGACGAACACGATGCACGACAAGGGGCTGTCCACGAACATCGACTGGCGCGACAAGGACGCCTACGGCAACTCGCTGTCCTCGAACCAGCGCCAGAAGATGCAGCGTCTCCGCAAGTGGAACGAGCGCTTCCGCACCCGCGACGCCAAGGAGCGCAACCTCAAGCAGGCCCTCGGCGAAATCGACCGGATGGCCTCCGCGCAGGGCCTGCCGGACAACGTCCGCGAGACGGCCTCGGTCATCTACCGCCGCGCGCTCGAAGACGACCTGCTGCCCGGCCGCTCCATCGAGGGCGTCGCAACCTCCTGCGTGTACGCCGCCGCCCGACAGGCCGGCGTCCCGCGCTCCCTCGACGAAATCGCCGACGTGAGCCGCGTCGAGAAAGCCGAAATCGCGCGCACCTACCGCTACGTCGTGCGCGAACTCGGCCTCGAAGTCGCGCCCGCCGACCCCGAGAGTTACGTCCCGCGCTTCGCCTCCGACCTCGGCCTCTCGGACGAGGCCAGCCACCGCGCCCGCGAACTCCTCAAGACCGCGAAGAACAAGGGCGTCCACTCCGGCAAGTCGCCGGTCGGCCTCGCCGCCGCCGCCGTCTACGCCGCCGCCCTCCTCACCAACGAGAAGACCACGCAGGCGAAGGTCTCCGAGGTCGCGGACATCTCCGAAGTCACGATTCGGAACCGCTACCACGAGCTCCTCGAAGCCGAGGACACGATTCCGGTTTAG
- a CDS encoding type I 3-dehydroquinate dehydratase: MDFEEFVLAASVGDLADEERAREHADAVEFRMDLADDPLAALDDYDGELPVIATNRPTWEGGEAEEGGRVNALVEAAQTESVAAVDVELASLVGSDENDVDGDGGGEDDAAVDERGNGAEVLAAARAADTTTIVSSHDFEGTPPLSELASTLGEACSLGDVGKLAVTAEDRGDALDLLRVTHEYSAAGMTVATMAMGEAGRHTRPVAPLYGSRIGYAPVDSEDATAPGQYDAATLRRLVADLR; the protein is encoded by the coding sequence ATGGACTTCGAGGAGTTCGTGCTCGCTGCGAGCGTCGGCGACCTCGCCGACGAGGAGCGAGCGCGAGAGCACGCGGACGCCGTGGAGTTCCGGATGGACCTCGCGGACGACCCGCTGGCGGCGCTGGACGACTACGACGGGGAACTGCCGGTCATCGCGACGAACCGCCCGACGTGGGAGGGCGGGGAGGCCGAGGAGGGCGGGCGCGTGAACGCGCTCGTGGAGGCAGCACAGACCGAGAGCGTCGCGGCCGTGGACGTGGAGTTGGCGTCGCTCGTCGGGAGCGACGAGAACGACGTAGACGGAGACGGTGGCGGCGAGGACGACGCGGCGGTCGACGAGCGCGGGAACGGCGCGGAGGTGCTGGCGGCGGCGCGGGCGGCAGATACGACCACCATCGTGTCGAGTCACGACTTCGAGGGGACGCCGCCGCTCTCGGAGTTGGCGAGCACGCTCGGCGAGGCTTGTTCGCTCGGCGACGTCGGGAAACTCGCGGTGACCGCCGAGGACCGCGGCGACGCCCTGGACTTGCTCCGGGTGACCCACGAGTACAGCGCGGCGGGGATGACGGTGGCGACGATGGCGATGGGCGAAGCGGGCCGGCACACGCGCCCGGTCGCGCCGCTGTACGGGTCGCGAATCGGGTACGCGCCCGTGGACAGCGAGGACGCGACAGCGCCCGGCCAGTACGACGCGGCGACGCTCCGGCGGCTCGTCGCGGACCTCCGGTAG
- a CDS encoding zinc ribbon domain-containing protein produces MVNRRGVIAAVLGFVYPGLGHVYLRKWVRALSWFVLAIATAALVVPTSAYEAFNARGAQGLLEASESFGIEVTLSLLAIRLLNVADAYLVAVRESESTARGATGDAGGSESPPEPAAETCPSCGKELDEDLDFCPWCTQRLDGEPADAESN; encoded by the coding sequence GTGGTCAATCGACGCGGAGTCATTGCGGCCGTTCTCGGGTTCGTCTACCCGGGGTTGGGTCACGTCTACTTGCGGAAGTGGGTGCGGGCGCTGTCGTGGTTCGTGCTCGCCATCGCCACCGCGGCGCTGGTCGTCCCGACGTCCGCGTACGAGGCGTTCAACGCGCGGGGCGCACAGGGGTTACTGGAGGCCAGCGAGTCGTTCGGCATCGAAGTGACGCTGAGCCTGCTGGCGATTCGGCTGTTGAACGTCGCGGACGCGTACCTCGTCGCCGTGCGCGAGTCCGAGTCGACGGCACGCGGGGCCACTGGTGACGCCGGCGGGAGCGAGTCGCCGCCCGAGCCGGCCGCCGAAACGTGTCCGTCCTGCGGGAAGGAACTGGACGAAGACCTCGACTTCTGTCCGTGGTGTACGCAGCGTCTCGACGGCGAGCCGGCGGACGCGGAGTCGAACTAG
- a CDS encoding 3-dehydroquinate synthase II — MTRSVWLKADDAVGDWETRKRRITAGLEAGVDWVLVDERDVARVRELGSVNVAAFRADDVDVIDEADPEAAAEPDAYVVGKSGEGDGTVDLPSDFSGSADLSALRRDNADAGYVRILDEDYEAFAEAVADDAEYTLVVGEDWTIIPLENLIARIGDETTLVAGVESAAEADTAFDTLDIGADAVLLDSDDPDEIRRTVDVRDAAERERLELAWATVTEIEEAGSADRVCVDTGSLMADDEGMLVGSMSRGLFFVHAETAESPYVAARPFRVNAGAVHAYVRTPDGGTKYLAELQSGDEVQVVDRDGHTRTAVVGRAKIEKRPMFRVEVETEAGDRIETLLQNAETIKVAGRDGRTAVTDLEAGDEVLVYLEEGGRHFGETVEERIIEQ; from the coding sequence ATGACACGGTCCGTCTGGCTGAAGGCCGACGACGCGGTCGGCGACTGGGAGACGCGGAAGCGACGCATCACCGCCGGCCTCGAAGCCGGCGTCGACTGGGTGCTCGTCGACGAACGAGACGTGGCGCGCGTCCGCGAACTCGGCTCCGTGAACGTCGCCGCGTTCCGCGCCGACGACGTGGACGTCATCGACGAAGCAGACCCCGAGGCGGCCGCCGAACCGGACGCCTACGTCGTCGGCAAGAGCGGCGAGGGCGACGGCACGGTCGACCTGCCCTCGGACTTCTCCGGGAGCGCGGACCTCTCCGCACTCCGCCGCGACAACGCCGACGCGGGCTACGTCCGCATCCTCGACGAGGACTACGAGGCGTTCGCCGAAGCCGTCGCCGACGACGCCGAGTACACGCTCGTCGTCGGCGAGGACTGGACTATCATCCCGCTCGAGAACCTCATCGCGCGCATCGGCGACGAGACGACGCTCGTCGCGGGCGTCGAGTCCGCCGCCGAAGCCGACACCGCCTTCGACACGCTCGACATCGGCGCCGACGCCGTCCTGCTGGACAGCGACGACCCCGACGAGATTCGACGCACCGTCGACGTCCGGGACGCCGCCGAGCGCGAGCGCCTCGAGTTGGCGTGGGCGACGGTCACCGAAATCGAGGAGGCCGGGAGCGCCGACCGCGTCTGCGTCGACACCGGGAGCCTGATGGCCGACGACGAGGGGATGCTCGTCGGCTCGATGAGCCGCGGGCTGTTCTTCGTCCACGCCGAGACTGCCGAGTCGCCGTACGTCGCGGCACGCCCGTTCCGCGTGAACGCGGGCGCCGTCCACGCCTACGTCCGCACCCCGGACGGCGGCACGAAGTACCTCGCCGAACTCCAATCGGGCGACGAAGTGCAGGTCGTCGACCGCGACGGCCACACCCGGACCGCGGTGGTCGGGCGCGCGAAAATCGAGAAGCGGCCGATGTTCCGCGTCGAGGTCGAGACGGAGGCCGGCGACCGCATCGAGACGCTGCTGCAGAACGCGGAGACCATCAAAGTCGCCGGGCGCGACGGACGGACGGCCGTCACCGACCTCGAAGCCGGCGACGAGGTGCTCGTCTACCTCGAGGAGGGCGGCCGGCACTTCGGCGAGACCGTCGAGGAACGAATCATCGAGCAGTAA
- a CDS encoding 2-amino-3,7-dideoxy-D-threo-hept-6-ulosonate synthase, whose product MTDAGKASRLDRIGTDGRFVTIPMDHGITLGAVDGLVDIEATIDAVTSGGADAVLTQKGIAPRVHPNKNDAGYVVHLNASTTIGPDANDKRLTGTVEEAVRAGADAVSFHINVGSDHEPDQITQLAEVCDDAERLGIPVLAMAYARGPGVDEHDAENLGHAVRLAEEVGADVVKTAYSGSRESFERVVESTAKPVIIAGGNPDGDRETLQNVRDAMDAGAAGVSMGRTVFQHDDPGAMAAAIAEVVHEGAAPDEALRVAGLPVEA is encoded by the coding sequence ATGACAGACGCAGGGAAAGCGAGCCGACTCGACCGCATCGGCACAGACGGCCGATTCGTGACGATTCCGATGGACCACGGCATCACGCTCGGCGCCGTGGACGGCCTCGTAGACATCGAGGCCACCATCGACGCAGTGACCTCAGGGGGCGCCGACGCCGTCCTCACGCAGAAGGGCATCGCGCCCCGCGTCCACCCGAACAAGAACGACGCCGGCTACGTCGTCCACCTCAACGCCTCCACCACCATCGGCCCGGACGCCAACGACAAGCGCCTCACGGGCACCGTCGAGGAGGCCGTACGCGCCGGCGCCGACGCCGTCTCCTTCCACATCAACGTCGGGAGCGACCACGAGCCCGACCAAATCACGCAACTCGCGGAGGTCTGTGACGACGCCGAACGCCTCGGCATTCCCGTCCTCGCGATGGCCTACGCCCGCGGTCCGGGGGTCGACGAACACGACGCCGAGAATCTCGGGCACGCCGTCCGCCTCGCCGAGGAGGTCGGCGCGGACGTGGTGAAGACCGCGTACTCGGGGAGCCGAGAGAGCTTCGAGCGCGTCGTCGAGTCGACCGCCAAGCCGGTAATCATCGCCGGCGGGAATCCGGACGGCGACCGAGAGACCCTCCAGAACGTCCGGGACGCGATGGACGCCGGCGCCGCCGGCGTCTCGATGGGACGCACCGTCTTCCAGCACGACGACCCCGGCGCGATGGCCGCGGCTATCGCCGAAGTCGTCCACGAGGGCGCCGCGCCCGACGAAGCCCTCCGGGTCGCCGGCCTCCCGGTCGAAGCCTGA
- the trpA gene encoding tryptophan synthase subunit alpha: MSRSDLADAFTDDSALISYVAAGDPSADATREYVEALVEGGSDVIELGLPFSEPVAEGTTIQNAIKRALDAGMTPDAYLDLVRSLDVDVPVVCMTYYNLIYQYGTESGPEEFVEAAADAGISGFVVPDLPVDESGPLYEACREHGLDLVFIVAPTTTEERLDRMLDRTTGFVYVQGRLGTTGARDEMSDDTPAALDRLRDADVPKAVGFGISSGEQAREVVASGADGVIVGSAYVDLIAEGVENDDPTDAVAERLRDLAAELKAGATASVPEPERK, translated from the coding sequence GTGAGCCGGAGCGACCTCGCGGACGCGTTCACGGACGACTCGGCGCTCATCTCGTACGTCGCGGCGGGCGACCCGAGCGCCGACGCGACGAGAGAGTACGTCGAGGCGCTCGTCGAGGGCGGGAGCGACGTGATAGAACTCGGGCTCCCGTTCTCGGAACCGGTCGCCGAGGGCACCACCATCCAGAACGCCATCAAGCGCGCGCTGGACGCCGGCATGACGCCCGACGCCTACCTCGACCTCGTCCGGAGCCTCGACGTGGACGTGCCGGTCGTCTGCATGACGTACTACAACCTCATCTACCAGTACGGCACCGAGTCCGGCCCCGAGGAGTTCGTCGAAGCGGCGGCGGACGCGGGCATCTCCGGGTTCGTGGTGCCCGACCTCCCGGTCGACGAGTCCGGGCCGCTGTACGAGGCGTGCCGCGAGCACGGCCTCGACTTGGTGTTCATCGTCGCGCCGACGACCACCGAGGAGCGCCTCGACCGGATGCTCGACCGCACCACCGGATTCGTCTACGTGCAGGGCCGCCTCGGGACGACGGGCGCCCGGGACGAGATGAGCGACGACACGCCCGCGGCGCTCGACCGCCTCCGGGACGCCGACGTGCCGAAGGCCGTCGGGTTCGGCATCTCGTCGGGCGAGCAGGCCCGCGAGGTCGTCGCGAGCGGCGCCGACGGCGTCATCGTCGGGAGCGCATACGTCGACCTGATTGCCGAGGGCGTCGAGAACGACGACCCGACCGACGCCGTCGCGGAGCGCCTCCGCGACCTCGCCGCCGAACTGAAGGCGGGCGCGACGGCAAGTGTGCCGGAACCGGAACGCAAATAG
- the trpB gene encoding tryptophan synthase subunit beta: MSESDRPGKFGDYGGQYVPEVLMPAVEELVDAYERYVLDNEDGFVDDFRSRIREFGGRPTPLSHADNLSERYGFDVYLKREDLLHGGAHKLNNALGQVLLAKYMGKERIVAETGAGQHGTATAMACAYLDMPCEIYMGRTDVNRQRPNVFRMRLHDAEVNPVDVGSGTLKEAINETMRDWATNVEDTHYVIGSVVGPHPFPAMVRDFQSVISEEVREQSRERLGELPEAVIACAGGGSNTMGAFSAFVGSAALAGAPEGTQDAAPDVDLLAVEAGGSSLGVDADEGYAPNSASLSTGTEGVLHGARTKLLQTGDGQIVESHSVSAGLDYAGVGPELAHLVDEGRVEPVNVDDDAALEAFHRLSREEGIIPALESSHAVAYLEQYDGDGPVVVNLSGRGDKDLDTVVEESTARDIDGAPTMEVFEE; encoded by the coding sequence ATGAGCGAGTCCGACCGCCCCGGGAAGTTCGGCGACTACGGCGGCCAGTACGTCCCCGAGGTGCTGATGCCGGCCGTCGAGGAACTCGTGGACGCCTACGAGCGCTACGTGCTCGACAACGAGGACGGCTTCGTGGACGACTTCCGGTCGCGCATCCGCGAGTTCGGCGGCCGCCCGACGCCGCTCTCGCACGCGGACAACCTCAGCGAGCGCTACGGCTTCGACGTCTACCTCAAGCGTGAGGACTTGCTCCACGGCGGCGCGCACAAACTCAACAACGCGCTCGGACAGGTCCTGCTCGCGAAGTACATGGGCAAAGAGCGAATCGTCGCCGAAACCGGCGCCGGCCAGCACGGCACCGCGACGGCGATGGCGTGTGCGTACCTCGACATGCCCTGCGAGATTTACATGGGTCGAACCGACGTGAACCGCCAGCGCCCGAACGTCTTCCGGATGCGCCTCCACGACGCCGAGGTCAACCCCGTGGACGTGGGTTCGGGGACGCTCAAGGAGGCCATCAACGAGACGATGCGGGACTGGGCGACGAACGTCGAGGACACGCACTACGTCATCGGGAGCGTCGTCGGCCCGCACCCGTTCCCGGCGATGGTGCGTGACTTCCAGTCGGTCATCAGCGAGGAGGTCCGCGAGCAGTCCCGCGAGCGCCTCGGCGAACTCCCCGAGGCCGTGATTGCGTGCGCGGGCGGCGGGTCGAACACGATGGGTGCGTTCTCGGCGTTCGTCGGGAGCGCCGCGCTCGCCGGAGCGCCCGAGGGCACCCAGGACGCGGCGCCGGACGTCGACCTGCTCGCGGTCGAGGCGGGCGGCTCCAGTCTCGGCGTGGACGCCGACGAGGGGTACGCGCCGAACTCCGCCAGCCTCTCGACGGGCACGGAGGGCGTGCTCCACGGCGCGCGCACGAAACTCCTCCAGACGGGCGACGGCCAAATCGTCGAGTCCCACTCCGTCTCGGCGGGCCTCGACTACGCGGGCGTCGGCCCGGAACTCGCACACCTCGTGGACGAGGGTCGCGTCGAACCCGTGAACGTGGACGACGACGCCGCGCTCGAGGCGTTCCACCGGCTCTCCCGCGAGGAGGGCATCATCCCCGCGCTCGAATCGAGTCACGCCGTCGCGTACTTGGAACAGTACGACGGTGACGGCCCGGTCGTGGTGAACCTCTCGGGGCGCGGCGACAAGGACCTCGACACCGTCGTCGAGGAGTCGACGGCGCGCGACATCGACGGCGCGCCGACGATGGAGGTGTTCGAGGAGTGA
- the trpC gene encoding indole-3-glycerol phosphate synthase translates to MNETADLAPAVRSILDAARERDAPDRRLSVSPRSLPDALAAADADGRVPTIAEVKPTSPTTDGERRDDPAALAREMVEGGAAAISVLTEPEHFGGSPDALRAVRDAVDVPVLRKDFLLREAQLDAVEADAVLLIARFLGDDLAGMLAAARDRGFDALVEVHDRDELQQALDAGADLVGVNNRDLAELVVDLETFETVAPHAPDDVTLIAESGVTTPADARRMREAGADGLLVGSAIMDAEAGDVESNTRRLVSA, encoded by the coding sequence ATGAACGAGACAGCGGACCTCGCGCCCGCGGTGCGGTCCATCCTCGACGCCGCCCGGGAGCGCGACGCCCCCGACCGACGCCTGTCGGTGTCCCCGCGCTCGCTGCCCGATGCGCTCGCGGCCGCCGACGCCGACGGCCGGGTACCGACAATAGCCGAGGTGAAACCGACGAGCCCCACGACCGACGGCGAGCGCCGCGACGACCCCGCCGCGCTCGCCCGCGAGATGGTCGAAGGCGGCGCCGCCGCAATCTCCGTGCTCACCGAACCCGAGCACTTCGGTGGCAGCCCCGACGCCCTGCGCGCCGTCCGCGACGCCGTCGACGTGCCCGTCCTCCGCAAGGACTTCCTGCTCCGCGAGGCCCAACTCGACGCCGTCGAGGCCGACGCCGTGTTGCTCATCGCGCGGTTCCTCGGCGACGACCTCGCGGGGATGCTCGCGGCCGCCCGCGACCGCGGCTTCGACGCGCTCGTGGAGGTCCACGACCGCGACGAACTCCAGCAGGCGCTCGACGCGGGCGCCGACCTCGTCGGCGTGAACAACCGCGACCTCGCCGAACTCGTGGTCGACCTCGAAACCTTCGAGACGGTGGCGCCCCACGCTCCGGACGACGTGACACTGATTGCCGAGAGCGGCGTGACGACGCCCGCCGACGCCCGCCGGATGCGCGAGGCCGGCGCCGACGGCTTGCTCGTCGGGAGCGCCATCATGGACGCCGAGGCCGGCGACGTGGAGTCGAACACGCGGAGGCTGGTGTCCGCATGA
- a CDS encoding MGMT family protein — protein sequence MDAAGIYARYFDSLDCYVQLGVAGDRVISVSFPAEVPGDADDDHELFDRIADYLAGGEDHFDDVTVGLTVPTDQRAVLEAVRNVPHGERISVERLLRKVPDADPDSEEDRQLVRDALAANPVPLLVPDHRIRNAPSGAPDRVARRLREIES from the coding sequence ATGGACGCGGCCGGCATCTACGCGCGGTACTTCGACTCGCTGGACTGCTACGTGCAACTCGGCGTCGCGGGCGACCGCGTCATCAGCGTCTCCTTCCCCGCCGAAGTTCCGGGGGACGCCGACGACGACCACGAACTGTTCGACCGCATCGCGGACTACCTCGCCGGCGGCGAGGACCACTTCGACGACGTGACCGTCGGCCTCACCGTTCCCACCGACCAGCGCGCCGTCCTCGAAGCCGTCCGGAACGTCCCCCACGGCGAACGCATCTCCGTCGAGCGCCTGCTCCGGAAGGTACCCGACGCCGACCCCGACAGCGAGGAGGACCGCCAACTGGTGCGGGACGCGCTCGCTGCCAACCCCGTCCCGCTGCTCGTTCCCGACCACCGCATCCGGAACGCGCCCAGCGGCGCGCCCGACCGCGTCGCCCGCAGGCTCCGCGAAATCGAGTCCTGA